In bacterium, the following proteins share a genomic window:
- the mtaB gene encoding tRNA (N(6)-L-threonylcarbamoyladenosine(37)-C(2))-methylthiotransferase MtaB, with the protein MDAPLQQLQMTLPRSLSAPLPSAAPAVVRDADRTLRVAFHTLGCRLNQYDTESLRLRLGELTPMRVVPWDEPADLYILNSCTVTAKAEHECRRLARQAKQRHPGCRVVVAGCYAQTQPEALARLPEIDAVVGNATKDDVAAWLPAALGEAGPRVQVAPFAAQTKFYAPLVDAFPGRSRAFVKVQDGCNLRCTYCAIWQARGPGRSRSTADVVAQLERLARAGYREAVLTGVHLGGWGRDTGEGRLPDLVRRCLAELPDMRLRLSSIHPNEVGPALLELCATEPRLRPHLHLSLQSGSDSVLRRMKRPYRGEGARRAVAAAASLGDHWGIGADFIVGFPGETDAEFADTLRLVEDQPFSYVHVFRYSARPGTVAAGLAGAVPGPVVSERAAALRELSGAKRARFRRLLLGRACEAIVENGSEVPGCHQATTDNYETVMIPMVDGDGLHPGAPVNVRIELEQDGRLYARAV; encoded by the coding sequence ATGGACGCACCGCTGCAGCAGCTGCAGATGACGCTCCCGCGGTCGCTGTCCGCGCCGCTGCCGTCCGCCGCTCCGGCCGTCGTCCGCGATGCCGACCGGACCCTGCGCGTCGCCTTCCACACCCTCGGCTGCCGCCTGAACCAGTACGACACCGAGAGCCTGCGGCTGCGCCTCGGCGAGCTGACGCCGATGCGCGTGGTGCCCTGGGACGAGCCGGCCGACCTCTACATCCTGAACAGCTGCACGGTGACGGCCAAGGCCGAACACGAATGCCGTCGCCTGGCCCGCCAGGCCAAGCAGCGTCACCCCGGCTGCCGCGTGGTGGTGGCGGGCTGCTACGCCCAGACGCAGCCGGAAGCGCTGGCGCGCCTGCCCGAGATCGACGCCGTTGTCGGCAACGCCACCAAGGACGACGTCGCCGCCTGGCTGCCGGCGGCACTGGGTGAAGCGGGCCCGCGCGTGCAGGTGGCGCCGTTCGCGGCCCAAACGAAGTTCTACGCCCCGCTCGTGGACGCGTTCCCGGGGCGCAGCCGCGCCTTCGTGAAGGTGCAGGACGGCTGCAACCTTCGCTGCACCTACTGCGCCATCTGGCAGGCCCGCGGACCCGGCCGCTCGCGAAGCACGGCCGACGTCGTCGCGCAGCTCGAGCGCCTGGCCCGCGCCGGCTACCGCGAGGCGGTGCTGACCGGCGTCCACCTGGGCGGCTGGGGCCGCGACACGGGCGAGGGGCGCCTGCCCGACCTGGTGCGCCGCTGCCTCGCCGAGTTGCCCGACATGCGGCTGCGCCTGAGCAGCATCCATCCGAACGAGGTGGGCCCGGCGCTGCTCGAACTCTGCGCGACGGAGCCCAGGTTGCGGCCGCATCTCCACCTTTCCCTGCAGAGCGGCTCGGACAGCGTCCTGCGCCGCATGAAGCGCCCCTACCGCGGTGAAGGTGCGCGGCGGGCAGTGGCGGCCGCGGCGTCCCTCGGCGACCATTGGGGGATCGGCGCCGATTTCATCGTCGGCTTCCCGGGAGAGACCGACGCCGAGTTCGCCGACACGCTGCGCCTCGTCGAGGACCAGCCGTTCAGCTATGTGCATGTGTTCCGCTATTCGGCGCGTCCCGGCACCGTGGCGGCCGGCCTTGCCGGCGCCGTGCCCGGACCGGTGGTCTCGGAGCGCGCCGCGGCCCTTCGCGAACTGTCCGGCGCCAAGCGCGCACGGTTCCGCAGGCTGCTGCTCGGCCGCGCCTGCGAGGCCATCGTCGAGAACGGCAGCGAGGTGCCCGGCTGCCACCAGGCCACGACCGACAACTACGAAACGGTGATGATCCCGATGGTGGACGGCGACGGCCTTCACCCGGGGGCGCCGGTCAACGTGCGCATCGAACTCGAACAGGACGGCCGGCTCTACGCCCGTGCCGTTTGA
- a CDS encoding (d)CMP kinase encodes MAFRHPEDLPPGDAGLLPADAVIAVDGPAGSGKSSTARALAERFGLLYIDTGAMYRALTHAALAAGVDPADEAALAALLGPVDLALRPSGGETTVLWDGGDVSRVIRTPEVEAAVSQVSSHPEVRRLMVERQQALGRRGGVVMEGRDIGSVVFPLATAKIHLTATPEARARRRHLQFRQRGVEVDPVALAAELAARDRQDSERATSPLQISPDAIVIDSSDLSFEEQNELCARACLVNPTLDAAIDHDPDRARRELPPQYRLAYGVMGTIARFYGLKEYGNAGRPAPPGCILAANHISLWDPILVGATFRRSRVHSLAKAELFRPSWPMGRFLRWLDSIPIRRKGYDRNAFSEATAGLKRGANLLIFPEGTRQAIGHPGLVRSGLGILVQESRAPVTPIFLRGGYGRRCGGSLDSPLEIWYGPMLRWHAVDDLLLEMDRRVVSERIGQLCRAAWGELQARSYHQHPVTEFEKTLAEKQLRQFAARQARVFRQ; translated from the coding sequence ATGGCCTTCCGCCACCCCGAAGACCTGCCTCCCGGCGATGCCGGCCTGCTGCCAGCCGACGCGGTGATCGCCGTCGATGGCCCCGCCGGCTCGGGCAAGTCCAGCACCGCCCGCGCCCTGGCCGAGCGCTTCGGCCTGCTCTACATCGACACGGGCGCCATGTACCGCGCGCTGACGCACGCTGCGCTGGCGGCAGGCGTCGACCCCGCCGACGAAGCGGCGCTGGCCGCGCTGCTCGGCCCGGTGGATCTCGCTCTGCGCCCATCCGGCGGGGAAACCACCGTGCTCTGGGACGGCGGCGATGTCTCACGGGTCATCCGGACGCCGGAAGTCGAGGCCGCCGTCTCGCAGGTCAGCAGTCATCCGGAGGTGCGGCGCCTGATGGTCGAGCGGCAGCAGGCGCTCGGTCGCCGGGGCGGCGTCGTCATGGAGGGCCGCGACATCGGCAGCGTCGTGTTCCCGCTGGCGACGGCCAAGATCCACCTGACGGCGACCCCCGAAGCCCGCGCCCGACGGCGGCATCTGCAGTTCCGGCAGCGCGGCGTGGAAGTCGACCCGGTGGCCCTGGCCGCCGAACTGGCCGCGCGCGACCGCCAGGACAGCGAACGGGCTACGAGTCCGCTTCAGATCTCGCCTGACGCCATCGTGATCGACAGCAGCGATCTCAGTTTCGAAGAGCAGAACGAACTGTGCGCGCGGGCCTGCCTGGTCAACCCGACGCTCGACGCGGCGATCGACCATGACCCCGATCGCGCGCGCCGCGAATTGCCGCCGCAATATCGGCTCGCCTACGGCGTCATGGGCACCATCGCGCGTTTCTATGGCCTGAAGGAGTACGGCAACGCGGGACGGCCGGCGCCGCCCGGCTGCATCCTTGCCGCGAATCACATCAGCTTGTGGGACCCGATCCTGGTGGGCGCGACGTTCCGGCGCTCGCGCGTCCATTCCCTGGCCAAGGCTGAGCTCTTCCGGCCGTCGTGGCCGATGGGTCGTTTCCTTCGCTGGCTGGACTCGATCCCGATCCGACGCAAGGGGTACGACCGGAACGCCTTCAGCGAGGCCACGGCCGGACTGAAGCGCGGCGCCAACCTGCTGATCTTCCCGGAAGGAACGCGGCAGGCGATCGGGCATCCCGGGCTGGTGCGCAGCGGGCTCGGGATCCTCGTCCAGGAGTCGCGCGCCCCGGTTACGCCCATCTTCCTGCGCGGAGGTTACGGCCGCCGTTGCGGGGGCTCGCTCGACTCGCCGCTGGAGATCTGGTACGGCCCCATGCTCCGCTGGCACGCCGTGGATGACCTGCTGCTCGAGATGGACAGGCGCGTGGTCTCCGAGCGCATCGGACAGTTGTGCCGGGCCGCGTGGGGGGAACTCCAGGCGCGCAGCTACCACCAGCATCCGGTCACCGAATTCGAGAAGACGTTGGCCGAAAAGCAGTTGCGCCAGTTTGCGGCGCGTCAGGCCCGTGTTTTCCGCCAGTGA
- a CDS encoding LapA family protein, with product MWIVKGLFFLALLFSLVYFFVTNSGQSVDINLFGKSYLGVSMYWVVVVSFMLGFGTALVLALIREVRLQRDMARLRKLTRDKDRELADLRTLPLREDGTAALVVKEGDLE from the coding sequence GTGTGGATCGTCAAAGGGTTGTTCTTCCTGGCGCTGCTGTTCTCGCTGGTCTACTTCTTCGTGACCAACAGCGGGCAGTCGGTGGACATCAACCTCTTCGGCAAGTCGTACCTGGGCGTGTCCATGTACTGGGTCGTCGTCGTCAGCTTCATGCTGGGCTTCGGCACCGCCCTGGTCCTGGCCCTCATCCGTGAAGTGCGCCTGCAGCGCGACATGGCCCGCCTGCGCAAGCTGACCCGTGACAAGGACCGCGAACTGGCCGACCTCCGCACGCTGCCGCTGCGCGAGGACGGGACCGCCGCGCTCGTGGTGAAGGAAGGCGACCTTGAGTGA
- a CDS encoding 30S ribosomal protein S1, with protein MSFNPASDSDGPRRSAGHSSYRPRGKGSLNHDDDQDDSGGGDEFRTPSAPKLSTEYTSGSIVNLDYHGDDGKFDELSGAEMLALINSYEETLTDIQEGQILKGTVIEVRENEVLMNIGFKSEGVINREEFGSAIINVNDTFDVFLEKLENLDGLVVLSKERADFLKVWDKIKVAHEAGEVVTGLVDRRIKGGLVVKLWGVDTFLPGSQVALRQVPNLEDMIGEEIQCRIIKKNKRRRNVVVSRRIVLEQERESKKKNLISELQKGQVRKGVVKNITDFGAFVDLGGIDGLLHITDLSWGRVNHPSEVVAIGQEIEVKVLDFEQERERISLGLKQLQSYPWDHVEDRYPEQAIVRGRVVSITNYGAFVELEKGVEGLIHISEMSWTRHIKHPSKVVSIGDEVDVMVLKTDKANEKISLGLKQCESDPWLTLIERYPVGSAIEGKVRNLTDFGAFVEVEEGIDGLVHISDMSWTRRVRHPKELLKRGDSVKVQILDIDTSKRRISLGIKQLQDNPWPDLADRFPVGHDVSGTVSRMLDHGAIIEMGNDLEGFVPLGHLGIPKLDKPQYYFREGEACELKVIKMDVENRRIVLSIAERLKEDGNDAVEAFVAAHPRLEDVVQAEAALAAAGELPEKSAVDDDYADEVDYPAPGQ; from the coding sequence ATGTCTTTCAACCCCGCTTCCGATTCCGACGGGCCCCGTCGGTCGGCGGGCCATTCTTCTTACCGCCCGCGCGGCAAGGGGAGCCTGAATCACGACGACGACCAGGACGACAGCGGCGGCGGCGACGAGTTCCGCACGCCCTCAGCGCCCAAGCTCAGCACGGAGTACACCTCCGGCTCGATCGTCAATCTGGACTACCATGGCGACGACGGTAAGTTCGACGAACTGTCCGGCGCCGAGATGCTCGCGCTGATCAACAGCTATGAAGAGACCCTGACGGACATCCAGGAGGGCCAGATCCTCAAGGGTACCGTCATCGAGGTCCGCGAGAACGAAGTCCTGATGAACATCGGCTTCAAGAGCGAAGGCGTCATCAACCGCGAGGAATTCGGCTCGGCGATCATCAACGTGAACGACACGTTCGATGTGTTCCTGGAGAAGCTCGAGAACCTGGACGGCCTGGTCGTCCTCTCGAAGGAACGCGCTGACTTCCTCAAGGTCTGGGACAAGATCAAGGTCGCGCACGAAGCCGGCGAAGTCGTCACCGGCCTTGTGGACCGCCGCATCAAGGGCGGCCTCGTGGTGAAGCTGTGGGGTGTCGACACGTTCCTGCCGGGCAGCCAGGTGGCCCTGCGCCAGGTGCCGAACCTGGAGGACATGATCGGCGAAGAGATCCAGTGCCGGATCATCAAGAAGAACAAGCGCCGCCGGAACGTGGTGGTCAGCCGCCGTATCGTTCTCGAGCAGGAGCGCGAGTCGAAGAAGAAGAACCTGATCTCCGAGCTGCAGAAGGGCCAGGTCCGCAAGGGCGTCGTCAAGAACATCACCGACTTCGGTGCGTTCGTCGACCTCGGCGGCATCGACGGCCTGCTGCACATCACCGACCTCAGCTGGGGCCGTGTCAACCACCCCAGCGAAGTCGTGGCCATCGGCCAGGAGATCGAGGTCAAGGTCCTGGACTTCGAGCAGGAGCGCGAGCGCATCAGCCTCGGCCTCAAGCAGCTCCAGTCCTACCCGTGGGATCACGTGGAAGACCGGTACCCGGAGCAGGCCATCGTGCGCGGCCGCGTGGTGAGCATCACCAACTACGGCGCGTTCGTCGAGCTGGAGAAGGGCGTCGAGGGCCTCATCCACATCAGTGAGATGAGCTGGACGCGCCACATCAAGCACCCGTCGAAGGTCGTCTCGATCGGCGACGAGGTCGACGTGATGGTGCTGAAGACCGACAAGGCGAACGAGAAGATCAGCCTGGGCCTCAAGCAGTGCGAGAGCGACCCCTGGCTGACCCTGATCGAGCGTTACCCGGTCGGCTCGGCCATCGAGGGCAAGGTCCGCAACCTGACCGATTTCGGCGCCTTCGTCGAGGTCGAGGAAGGCATCGACGGCCTGGTCCACATCTCGGACATGAGCTGGACGCGGCGCGTGCGTCACCCGAAGGAGCTGCTCAAGCGCGGCGACTCGGTGAAGGTGCAGATCCTGGACATCGACACCTCGAAGCGTCGCATCAGCCTGGGCATCAAGCAGCTGCAGGACAATCCGTGGCCCGACCTGGCCGACCGCTTCCCGGTTGGCCACGACGTGAGCGGAACCGTCAGCCGCATGCTCGATCACGGCGCCATCATCGAGATGGGCAACGACCTGGAAGGCTTCGTGCCCCTGGGCCACCTGGGCATCCCGAAGCTGGACAAGCCGCAGTACTACTTCCGCGAGGGAGAGGCCTGCGAGCTGAAGGTCATCAAGATGGACGTCGAGAACCGGCGGATCGTGCTGTCGATCGCCGAGCGCCTGAAGGAGGACGGCAACGACGCCGTCGAGGCGTTCGTCGCGGCGCACCCGCGGCTCGAGGACGTTGTCCAGGCCGAGGCGGCCCTGGCGGCGGCCGGCGAGCTGCCGGAGAAGTCCGCGGTCGACGACGACTATGCCGACGAGGTCGACTACCCGGCTCCCGGCCAGTAG
- the miaB gene encoding tRNA (N6-isopentenyl adenosine(37)-C2)-methylthiotransferase MiaB, translating to MASFQDSLPDLTRPAPAAATGAAVYIETYGCQMNTYDSHAIGGLLEGAGFRLVDNELAADAVLLNTCSVREHAEHKVISRVGELRLRRREADLPPAVIGICGCMAERLGDDLRKGTRAVDLVVGVDNYDALPGLLQGLVGPAADDDDRNRDGAPRRMKKGGSTITGHRLDAHYVAPPDLYPVNNSHLVTIHKGCDYKCTYCIVPMTRGPQSEKAPDVIVAEIEGIVARGGREVTLLGQNVTAYRWDDELDFAGLLSRVAAIDGLERIRFLTGHPRDMHRHLIDAIGALGAKVCPWLHVPAQSGSDTVLRRMKRLYTAGEYLDMVDYARRVIPGVTFSSDFIVGFPGETDADFRATLELVRRVQYDQIFSFKYSERPGVPAARLADDVPLEAKKDRLAELMDVQQGIWSTLADAQVGAVVAAVCEGPARRPAGAWRLRTANNRKVVVNGPELPAGDTFDVRLTGWEGTTFFGERRTA from the coding sequence ATGGCTTCGTTCCAGGATTCCCTGCCCGACCTCACGCGACCGGCCCCGGCCGCCGCGACGGGCGCCGCGGTCTACATCGAGACCTACGGCTGCCAGATGAACACCTACGACAGCCACGCCATCGGCGGGTTGCTCGAGGGCGCCGGCTTCCGGCTCGTCGACAACGAACTGGCCGCCGACGCCGTGCTGCTCAACACCTGCAGCGTGCGTGAACACGCCGAGCACAAGGTGATCAGCCGCGTCGGCGAGTTGCGCTTGCGCCGGCGCGAGGCCGACCTGCCACCGGCTGTGATCGGCATCTGCGGCTGCATGGCCGAGCGGCTGGGCGACGACCTCCGCAAAGGGACGCGCGCCGTCGACCTGGTCGTCGGCGTGGACAACTACGACGCGTTGCCGGGCCTGCTGCAGGGGCTGGTCGGCCCTGCCGCCGACGACGACGACAGGAACCGCGACGGCGCCCCGCGCCGCATGAAGAAGGGCGGCTCCACGATCACCGGCCACCGGCTCGACGCCCACTACGTGGCCCCGCCCGACCTGTACCCGGTCAACAACAGCCACCTCGTGACCATCCACAAGGGCTGCGACTACAAGTGCACGTACTGCATCGTGCCGATGACGCGCGGGCCGCAGAGCGAGAAGGCGCCCGACGTAATCGTCGCCGAGATCGAGGGCATCGTCGCCCGCGGCGGGCGCGAGGTCACCCTGCTGGGCCAGAACGTGACCGCCTACCGCTGGGACGACGAACTGGACTTCGCGGGGCTGCTGTCCCGGGTCGCGGCCATCGACGGGCTGGAGCGGATCCGCTTCCTGACCGGGCACCCGCGCGACATGCACCGGCACCTGATCGACGCCATCGGCGCCCTGGGCGCCAAGGTCTGCCCCTGGCTGCACGTGCCGGCCCAGAGCGGCTCGGACACCGTCCTGCGGCGCATGAAGCGCCTGTACACGGCCGGCGAGTACCTGGACATGGTCGACTACGCCCGCCGGGTGATCCCCGGGGTCACGTTCTCGTCGGATTTCATCGTCGGGTTCCCGGGCGAGACGGACGCCGATTTCCGGGCTACCCTGGAACTGGTTCGCAGGGTACAGTACGACCAGATCTTCTCGTTCAAGTACAGCGAACGCCCGGGTGTGCCGGCGGCCCGCCTGGCCGATGACGTGCCGCTGGAGGCCAAGAAGGACCGCCTGGCCGAGCTGATGGACGTGCAGCAGGGGATCTGGTCCACCCTGGCCGACGCCCAGGTCGGCGCCGTGGTGGCGGCCGTCTGCGAAGGGCCCGCCCGCCGGCCGGCCGGCGCCTGGCGCCTGCGGACGGCGAACAACCGCAAGGTGGTCGTGAACGGGCCGGAACTTCCGGCCGGCGACACGTTCGACGTGCGGTTGACGGGATGGGAAGGGACAACGTTCTTCGGGGAGCGCCGGACCGCCTGA
- the aroF gene encoding 3-deoxy-7-phosphoheptulonate synthase — protein sequence MTDPRLSGTNPLTARQPGQATTIVQVGAVAFGGPRVVLVGGPCAVEGHAQVGRAARVVREAGGSMLRGGAWKPRTSPYDFQGLGAEGLAHLVDAREATGLPFVTEVLDPRDVELVAEKADMLQIGSRSVQNFPLLREAGRSGKPVLLKRGMMTTVAEWLHAAEHVLAAGGRQIVFCERGIRTFDPTLRNTLDVGAVAVLRELTHFPVIVDPSHAAGEARFVAALARAAVAAGADGLLVEMHPDPAAALSDAVQSLTPEQFAELAVSCRAVARAIGRDL from the coding sequence ATGACGGACCCGCGCCTATCCGGCACCAACCCGTTGACCGCCCGCCAGCCGGGGCAGGCGACGACCATCGTCCAGGTGGGCGCCGTGGCCTTCGGCGGCCCGCGCGTGGTGCTCGTCGGCGGCCCCTGCGCCGTCGAGGGCCATGCCCAGGTTGGTCGCGCGGCGCGCGTCGTGCGCGAAGCCGGCGGCTCCATGCTGCGCGGCGGAGCCTGGAAGCCCCGCACGAGTCCCTACGATTTCCAGGGCCTCGGCGCCGAGGGCCTGGCGCACCTTGTTGACGCCCGCGAGGCCACCGGACTGCCGTTCGTGACCGAGGTGCTCGATCCGCGCGACGTTGAACTGGTGGCCGAGAAGGCCGACATGCTGCAGATCGGCAGCCGCAGCGTGCAGAATTTCCCGCTGCTGCGCGAAGCCGGCCGCAGCGGCAAGCCGGTGCTCCTCAAGCGCGGCATGATGACGACCGTCGCCGAATGGCTGCACGCCGCCGAACATGTCCTGGCCGCCGGCGGCCGGCAGATCGTCTTCTGCGAGCGCGGCATCCGCACGTTCGATCCCACGCTCCGCAACACGCTCGATGTGGGCGCCGTCGCGGTCCTGCGCGAGCTGACCCATTTCCCCGTCATCGTCGATCCCAGCCACGCCGCAGGCGAGGCGCGCTTCGTCGCAGCCCTGGCGCGGGCCGCCGTTGCCGCGGGCGCCGACGGCCTGCTTGTCGAGATGCATCCCGACCCGGCCGCCGCCCTCAGCGATGCGGTGCAGAGCCTGACGCCGGAGCAGTTCGCCGAACTCGCTGTGTCGTGTCGCGCCGTCGCGCGCGCCATCGGCCGGGACCTGTAG